Proteins encoded together in one Psilocybe cubensis strain MGC-MH-2018 chromosome 8, whole genome shotgun sequence window:
- a CDS encoding putative transcriptional regulatory protein (putative transcriptional regulatory protein C417.09c), with the protein MFSVVTTYLIIIRYIQILEGRIQALEECIEKLRRDANKESCTTSPDTNPSPTATQGPDAALSCLYAQDPQIQSVPFDNGVSSATLAEETEIPETGDLAHVALAQDMTKLSMSPGSTDRFFGQASVFMFARDVYIVRESVTGDNAGLDPKQHRRLTFWDTRPWEVSFVTASEEHYVYPEEDLLLNLVELYFEKTNSMIPVLHRPTFMKSLCLRQHHWDPSFGMIVLLVCALGSKYSQDPRVNEPDDSSGLSSGWKYFSQVPIHRKVMLVKTTVYDLQYFSLAAQYLMSTSMPQASWDVLGIGLRYALEQGAHRRKGQNQTRSAENELRKRAFWFGAIVCLDRIGSSFLGRPCAFPHETFDVEYPVECDDEYWETDDPALAFQQPAGKPCSITGFVCLIKLCEILGFVLRTLYSNKKSRLLSGFVGNDWEGRMVAALDSAMNEWKDSLPDYLHWDPDRPNSLFFHQSVNLHATYYYVQMQMHRQFLTKKNSITFTSLAMCSNAARACARVLEAGMTRGLRVLPNTMIAAFTAGVLMVLAFYGGQCAETEYISNPEEEKSIYNKCVNVLKECERRWHPAGRLRDILNEVGTLNQYFPVPAASNRKRRRHLFDAEFSAQPSISSAGTSNHPQHVTPDTSSSTSTCSEEMLPYDSDLQNLMLAEMGYVPGDFKEGVQDCADLNSDTTDNSCNIPPSDDLTLGADMFGMWLELVSASSKYGLFP; encoded by the exons ATGTTCAGTGTAGTCACGACCTACCTCATCATCATAAG ATACATTCAGATCCTCGAGGGGAGGATACAGGCTCTGGAGGAATGCATTGAAAAG TTGCGGCGCGACGCAAATAAAGAATCTTGTACCACATCTCCAGATACTAATCCTTCACCTACTGCAACTCAGGGGCCAGATGCCGCTCTAAGCTGTTTATACGCACAAGACCCACAAATTCAGTCTGTTCCCTTTGATAACGGTGTTTCCTCGGCCACATTGGCAGAGGAAACTGAAATTCCTGAAACTGGTGACCTTGCTCATGTTGCACTTGCTCAAGACATGACGAAATTATCCATGAGTCCAGGAAGTACAGATCGATTTTTTGGACAAGCCAG TGTTTTCATGTTCGCCAGGGATGTATACATTGTCAGAGAGTCTGTCACTGGAGATAACGCAGGCCTAGATCCTAAACAACATCGTAGACTCACTTTTTGGGACACTAGGCCT TGGGAGGTATCTTTTGTCACTGCGTCGGAAGAACATTATGTTTATCCTGAGGAAGACTTGTTGCTTAACCTTGTGGAACTTTACTTCGAGAAAACAAATAGCATGATCCCGGTTCTTCATCGGCCAACTTTTATGAAATCTCTATGTCTTCGACAGCACCATTGGGATCCATCATTTGGAATGATAGTTCTTTTGGTTTGTGCGCTTGGTTCGAAGTACTCACAGGACCCACGCGTAAATGAACCTGACGATTCCTCTGGGCTATCATCTGGCTGGAAATACTTCAGTCAAGTTCCTATACATCGGAAAGTCATGCTAGTAAAGACGACTGTTTATGACTTACAATATTTCAGT CTTGCTGCACAATACCTTATGAGCACATCAATGCCACAAGCGTCTTGGGACGTCTTAGGAATCGGCTTACGATACGCTCTGGAGCAGGGTGCACACCGTCGTAAAGGTCAAAATCAAACACGCTCCGCCGAAAACGAATTGCGAAAGAGAGCCTTCTGGTTTGG GGCCATAGTCTGCCTTGATCGAATTGGAAGCTCATTTCTAGGTCGCCCGTGTGCTTTCCCCCATGAAAC ATTTGATGTTGAGTATCCCGTGGAATGCGATGATGAATATTGGGAGACGGACGATCCAGCGCTGGCATTCCAACAGCCAGCAGGAAAGCCATGTTCTATCACCGGTTTCGTTTGTTTGATCAAACTATGTGAAATCCTTGGGTTTGTACTTCGAACCCTGTATTCCAATAAAAAATCGAGGCTTCTTTCGGGCTTCGTTGGTAATGATTGGGAGGGACGCATGGTTGCTGCTTTAGATTCGGCCATGAACGAATGGAAAGATTCCCTCCCTGACTACC TACATTGGGACCCTGACAGGCCGaattctcttttctttcatcagTCAGTAAACCTGCACGCGACGTACTACTATGTACAAATGCAGATGCATCGTCAGTTCTTAACCAAGAAAAATTCAATTACTTTCACTTCATTGGCTATGTGCTCGAATGCTGCAAGAGCATGTGCCCGTGTTTTAGAGGCAGGAATGACTAGGGGTCTTCGTGTGCTGCCGAACACGATG ATTGCCGCCTTTACTGCGGGAGTGCTCATGGTACTCGCTTTCTACGGTGGTCAATGTGCAGAAACTGAATACATTAGCAATCCcgaagaggaaaaaagcATCTACAACAAGTGTGTTAATGTTCTCAAGGAGTGTGAAAGAAG GTGGCACCCAGCAGGCCGACTGCG TGATATATTGAATGAGGTTGGCACTTTGAATCAATATTTCCCCGTTCCCGCAGCTTCGAATCGGAAGCGCCGTCGTCACTTATTTGATGCAGAATTCTCAGCACAGCCATCTATCTCTTCAGCTGGGACTTCAAATCATCCGCAGCACGTCACTCCGGATACCTCATCGTCAACGTCGACTTGTAGTGAAGAAATGCTACCATATGATTCGGACCTTCAAAACTTGATGCTTGCTGAAATGGGTTATGTACCAGGAGACTTCAAGGAAGGTGTGCAAGACTGCGCAGACTTGAATAGCGATACAACCGACAACTCATGCAACATTCCACCTTCTGATGATTTGACGCTGGGAGCAGACATGTTTGGGATGTGGTTGGAGCTAGTCTCTGCATCAAGCAAGTATGGCTTGTTCCCTTAA
- a CDS encoding putative transcriptional regulatory protein (putative transcriptional regulatory protein C530.05) — protein sequence MHPGENVDIDSLISAIPPFDEYRINGRFQSSGSKLPQSTFATGMESTPSECSDESEPEDLSHIALAEDLKKLHSLATVNRYFGPASAFMFLRHVTIIRSQITGENFTGPDPKKYRRHIYWEARSWEMSFVTSSELETCYVFPDDDLLQELVALYFEKTNTLIPVLHRPSFMKLLSVGQHRWDPSFGMIVLLVCAIGARYSRDPRVAVPDDDSGLSAGWQYFSQVPVHRKMMLFRTTIHDLQYYCLAPIYLLGTGIPHVGWILVGVGLRLAVEKGAHRRHGANRSPSAETELQKRAFWGLICLDRVGSAFFGRPLGFPDETIDVEYPIECDDEYWDAEEPFRQPEGKPSLVTAFIHFIKICEIMGNVLKTLYSEKKSKFLPSFVGKEWEEKVITELDSSMNKWKNNLPDHLQWDPDRKDADFFHQSVNLHCMYHYVQMQIHRPALLKKSPLGFSSLTMCSIAARSCARVVEAGLRRGLRILPCTLVSTFTAGVVIILGLWGGPSLGYVGNAEEDTECLHKCANVLKGTEDRWHCSGRLCDMLNEAASMTEYKPSQRRDMSEADDISIPQIPMSNLNLDKVPQPTVKDNAYIFEDNNGSTMKGWDLQRLLLSEMGYLPGNIMEGIEEIPVSTGYADQFAHAGVASGVSGVPHISPEASIAGLWNGHSNSSQWLSQEWSAYFDSMSQS from the exons ATGCACCCAGGCGAGAACGTCGATATCGACAGCCTGATCAGCGCTATTCCACCCTTTGACGAATATCGGATCAATGGGCGCTTCCAATCCTCGGGGTCAAAGCTGCCTCAATCCACCTTCGCGACTGGGATGGAGTCAACACCTTCAGAATGTTCAGACGAATCAGAGCCAGAGGATCTCTCCCATATAGCTCTAGCCGAGGATCTGAAGAAACTTCATTCGCTCGCTACAGTCAATCGATATTTTGGGCCAGCTAG CGCTTTCATGTTTTTGAGACACGTTACGATTATTAGAAGTCAAATCACAGGCGAGAACTTCACAGGTCCAGATCCGAAAAAATACAGAAGGCATATTTATTGGGAAGCTAGATCA TGGGAAATGTCCTTTGTTACTTCATCGGAATTGGAAACTTGTTACGTTTTTCCTGATGATGACCTTCTTCAAGAATTAGTGGCACTATATTTTGAGAAAACCAACACCCTTATTCCCGTGCTACATCGACCCTCCTTCATGAAATTACTTTCAGTGGGACAGCATCGATGGGACCCATCTTTTGGAATGATTGTTCTTTTGGTTTGTGCCATTGGAGCGAGATACTCACGGGATCCTCGCGTAGCGGTCcctgatgatgattctggCCTGTCAGCTGGCTGGCAGTACTTCTCCCAGGTTCCGGTGCATCGGAAAATGATGCTCTTCAGAACAACAATTCACGATTTACAATACTACTGC CTTGCGCCCATATATCTGCTAGGAACTGGCATCCCCCATGTAGGCTGGATTCTGGTGGGTGTGGGCCTCAGATTGGCGGTGGAGAAAGGTGCACACCGTCGTCATGGAGCAAACCGAAGTCCATCAGCCGAGACTGAGTTGCAAAAAAGAGCCTTTTG GGGTCTTATTTGCCTTGATCGTGTCGGAAGCGCATTCTTTGGACGTCCGCTTGGGTTTCCAGATGAAAC GATCGACGTGGAATACcctattgaatgtgatgatgAATACTGGGACGCTGAGGAGCCATTCCGTCAGCCTGAAGGGAAACCTTCTTTGGTTACTGCCTTTATTCACTTTATCAAGATCTGCGAAATCATGGGGAATGTGCTCAAGACCCTTTACTCAGAGAAAAAGTCGAAATTTCTTCCAAGCTTTGTTGGGAAAGAGTGGGAGGAAAAGGTAATTACAGAACTTGACTCGTCTATGAACAAGTGGAAGAACAATTTACCTGATCACT TGCAATGGGATCCCGATAGAAAGGATGCCGACTTCTTCCATCAATCCGTGAATCTTCACTGTATGTATCATTATGTTCAGATGCAGATTCACCGCCCTGCCCTTTTGAAAAAATCTCCATTGGGGTTCTCTTCCCTAACCATGTGCTCAATTGCTGCCCGATCGTGCGCTCGTGTCGTTGAGGCAGGCCTTCGAAGAGGCCTGCGAATCCTGCCTTGTACATTG GTTTCGACTTTTACAGCAGGAGTCGTCATAATTCTAGGACTATGGGGTGGTCCTTCTCTAGGTTATGTTGGAAATGCTGAAGAGGATACAGAATGTCTGCATAAGTGCGCCAACGTCTTGAAAGGAACAGAAGACAG ATGGCATTGTTCTGGCAGATTATG TGATATGCTGAATGAAGCGGCGTCAATGACCGAGTACAAGCCGTCTCAAAGACGTGACATGTCAGAGGCAGATGACATATCTATACCTCAGATTCCCATGTCGAACCTAAACTTGGACAAGGTGCCCCAACCAACTGTCAAAGACAACGCTTATATATTCGAAGACAATAATGGGTCAACAATGAAGGGCTGGGACCTCCAAAGACTACTGCTGTCAGAGATGGGATATTTACCGGGAAATATCATGGAGGGTATTGAAGAAATCCCCGTTTCGACTGGTTATGCCGACCAATTCGCCCACGCAGGAGTTGCAAGCGGTGTTAGCGGTGTACCACATATCAGTCCTGAAGCCAGTATAGCTGGACTATGGAACGGGCACTCTAATTCTTCCCAATG GCTATCGCAAGAGTGGAGTGCTTACTTTGACAGTATGAGTCAATCCTGA